A portion of the Actomonas aquatica genome contains these proteins:
- a CDS encoding ABC transporter ATP-binding protein, translating into MSETTNKPAASGEVVLRCEGLHRYLGEGEGRVHVLRGVSFEAQRGNVYAIVGPSGCGKSTLLYQLGLLDQPDGGQIWLDGELMSNSSDDARTAARNRHLGFVFQFHFLMLEFSALDNVIMPMRKQGKLSQAEMEARAKSLLESVGLGEKTHRLGTQLSGGEQQRVAIARALANEPSVILADEPTGNLDQKNSNLVFDLLTRLAKENGQAIVLVTHNPEIAKRCDVVRPMRDGEFV; encoded by the coding sequence ATGAGTGAAACGACGAACAAGCCGGCGGCGAGTGGCGAAGTGGTGCTGCGCTGCGAAGGCCTGCATCGCTATCTGGGCGAGGGCGAGGGACGCGTGCATGTCTTGCGGGGCGTTTCTTTCGAAGCTCAACGCGGCAACGTCTACGCCATCGTGGGACCTTCAGGCTGTGGTAAATCGACGCTGCTTTATCAGCTCGGGCTGCTCGACCAACCGGACGGCGGCCAAATTTGGTTGGACGGCGAACTGATGTCCAACAGTAGCGATGACGCCCGCACCGCGGCGCGCAACCGCCACTTGGGTTTCGTCTTTCAGTTCCACTTTCTGATGCTCGAGTTTTCGGCGCTCGATAACGTCATCATGCCGATGCGCAAGCAGGGCAAATTGAGCCAGGCGGAGATGGAAGCGCGGGCGAAGTCCCTGCTGGAGTCGGTGGGCCTGGGCGAGAAGACGCATCGTCTGGGCACGCAGCTTTCTGGAGGCGAACAGCAACGCGTGGCCATCGCGCGGGCTCTGGCCAACGAACCTTCGGTGATCCTGGCCGACGAGCCGACCGGCAACCTCGACCAAAAGAACTCCAACCTCGTCTTCGATTTGCTTACCCGTCTCGCGAAGGAGAACGGGCAGGCGATTGTCCTCGTGACCCACAATCCGGAAATTG